In Streptomyces caniferus, one DNA window encodes the following:
- a CDS encoding thiolase family protein, which translates to MPRTARDVVFVDGVRTPFGKAGPKGIYHETRADDLVVKAIRELLRRNPALDPAKIDEVAIAATTQIGDQGLTLGRTAGILAGLPQSVPGYSIDRMCAGALTAVTATAGSIAFGAYDAVIAGGVEHMGRHPMGEAVDPNPRFVSEKLVDQSALFMGMTAENLHDRYPHITKQRADEYAVRSQEKAAKAYANGKIQQDLVPISVRNTNAEVGETGWGLVTADEPMRPGTTLENLAGLKTPFRTHGRVTAGNAAGLNDGATASILASEDFAREHDLPVKMRLVSYAFAGVEPEVMGYGPIPATEKALAKAGLGIGDIDLFEVNEAFAVQVLAFLDHYGIADDDARVNQYGGAIAFGHPLASSGVRLMTQLARQFEEQPEVRYGLTTMCVGFGMGATVIWENPNHKDAGGSK; encoded by the coding sequence GTGCCTCGTACCGCTAGGGACGTCGTCTTCGTCGACGGCGTCCGCACCCCGTTCGGCAAGGCGGGCCCGAAGGGCATCTACCACGAGACCCGCGCCGACGATCTCGTCGTGAAGGCCATCCGGGAGCTGCTGCGCCGCAACCCGGCCCTGGACCCCGCGAAGATCGACGAGGTCGCCATCGCCGCCACCACCCAGATCGGTGACCAGGGCCTGACCCTCGGCCGGACCGCCGGCATCCTCGCCGGCCTCCCGCAGTCGGTGCCCGGTTACTCCATCGACCGCATGTGCGCCGGTGCGCTGACCGCCGTGACCGCCACCGCCGGCTCCATCGCCTTCGGTGCGTACGACGCCGTCATCGCCGGCGGTGTCGAGCACATGGGGCGCCACCCCATGGGCGAGGCCGTCGACCCCAACCCGCGGTTCGTCAGCGAGAAGCTGGTCGACCAGTCGGCCCTGTTCATGGGCATGACGGCGGAGAACCTCCACGACCGCTACCCGCACATCACCAAGCAGCGCGCCGACGAGTACGCCGTGCGCTCGCAGGAGAAGGCGGCGAAGGCGTACGCGAACGGGAAGATCCAGCAGGACCTGGTCCCGATCTCGGTGCGCAACACCAACGCCGAGGTCGGCGAGACCGGCTGGGGCCTGGTGACCGCCGACGAGCCGATGCGCCCGGGGACCACCCTGGAGAACCTCGCGGGTCTCAAGACGCCGTTCCGTACCCACGGCCGCGTCACGGCCGGTAACGCCGCGGGTCTCAACGACGGCGCGACCGCCTCGATCCTCGCCTCCGAGGACTTCGCCCGGGAGCACGACCTCCCGGTCAAGATGCGTCTGGTCTCCTACGCCTTCGCGGGCGTCGAGCCCGAGGTCATGGGCTACGGCCCGATCCCGGCCACCGAGAAGGCGCTCGCCAAGGCGGGCCTCGGCATCGGTGACATCGACCTGTTCGAGGTCAACGAGGCGTTCGCCGTGCAGGTGCTCGCCTTCCTCGACCACTACGGCATCGCCGACGACGACGCGCGCGTCAACCAGTACGGCGGCGCCATCGCCTTCGGCCACCCGCTGGCCTCCTCCGGCGTCCGGCTGATGACCCAGCTGGCCCGGCAGTTCGAGGAGCAGCCGGAGGTCCGCTACGGCCTGACCACCATGTGCGTCGGCTTCGGCATGGGCGCGACGGTCATCTGGGAGAACCCGAACCACAAGGACGCCGGAGGCAGCAAGTGA
- a CDS encoding PepSY domain-containing protein — protein MDTNRSGVVTRCGRPAGPRAIGLVCAVAAAGALLSGCGNSEKDKAPARPVPASAPASPSTSLNAEQAQRKALIPKAKVGYEQAMKAAVAAVPASEVIAAELKGSPASPYWSTAVATTDGTVHSVRVDAVSGKAEQPRSESDDSGDKQQLAARLSKAKVTAQQAAQTATDKTKGTVTTVELGDAQNGSDAVAWTVGVVTPDNWNETTYGIDATNRKVLYMHVNQD, from the coding sequence ATGGATACGAACAGGAGTGGTGTCGTGACCCGGTGCGGGCGTCCGGCGGGCCCGCGCGCGATCGGTCTGGTCTGCGCCGTCGCCGCCGCGGGCGCGCTGCTGTCGGGCTGCGGGAACAGCGAGAAGGACAAGGCCCCCGCGCGGCCGGTGCCCGCCTCCGCCCCCGCCTCCCCGAGCACCTCGCTCAACGCGGAGCAGGCGCAGCGCAAGGCCCTGATCCCGAAGGCCAAGGTGGGCTACGAGCAGGCGATGAAGGCGGCGGTCGCGGCCGTCCCCGCCTCGGAGGTGATCGCCGCGGAGCTCAAGGGCTCACCCGCCAGCCCCTACTGGAGCACCGCGGTCGCGACGACCGACGGGACGGTGCACTCCGTCCGCGTCGACGCGGTCTCCGGAAAGGCCGAGCAGCCGCGCAGCGAGTCGGACGACTCCGGCGACAAGCAGCAGCTGGCCGCCCGGCTGTCCAAGGCCAAGGTCACGGCCCAGCAGGCCGCGCAGACGGCCACCGACAAGACCAAGGGCACCGTCACCACCGTCGAACTCGGCGATGCCCAGAACGGGAGCGACGCGGTGGCCTGGACCGTGGGCGTCGTGACCCCCGACAACTGGAACGAGACGACCTACGGGATCGACGCGACCAACCGCAAGGTCCTGTACATGCACGTCAACCAGGACTGA